A single region of the Lactobacillus isalae genome encodes:
- a CDS encoding zinc ribbon domain-containing protein → MKKCPNCGSEMEADVNFCTVCGTDLRNISAANDQENLNSQSKDSSKSNSVNKLQENETFSRVTAAVKNFDKDSLWNWFVTSWKTPSANQKGEKWYGIVTILIEMVLFIWGTVFGIKKAVIQITGINTSNNTEFQNNFNQVFHSLTIDLFLAVFLLGAGVVVGSYFAHKFVNEKSPAFLDYTNKIVQLSNINAIVVLAVTLLSFIDYKGLISIISLLALFAGLLFLIAGAVSICEGHGENRDSFWGVIIYVIIMLVVAGVVCLILKNQVISQAQTIFGNFTKSFFNY, encoded by the coding sequence GTGAAGAAGTGTCCAAATTGTGGATCTGAAATGGAAGCTGATGTAAACTTTTGTACTGTTTGTGGGACAGATCTTAGAAATATTTCTGCTGCAAACGATCAAGAGAATCTAAATAGTCAATCTAAGGATTCATCTAAGTCTAATTCAGTAAATAAACTGCAAGAAAATGAAACATTTTCAAGAGTTACAGCAGCAGTTAAAAATTTTGATAAAGATAGCTTGTGGAATTGGTTTGTTACTTCTTGGAAAACGCCAAGTGCCAATCAGAAAGGCGAAAAATGGTATGGAATTGTTACTATTTTAATTGAAATGGTTCTTTTCATCTGGGGAACCGTCTTTGGAATTAAGAAAGCCGTAATTCAAATTACCGGAATCAATACCTCGAACAATACTGAATTTCAAAATAACTTCAACCAGGTATTTCATAGCCTTACAATTGATTTGTTTTTAGCAGTTTTCCTATTAGGAGCTGGAGTAGTTGTTGGATCATATTTTGCTCATAAATTTGTTAATGAAAAAAGTCCAGCATTTTTAGATTATACCAATAAGATTGTTCAATTAAGTAATATTAATGCCATTGTAGTTTTAGCCGTAACGCTTTTAAGCTTTATTGATTATAAAGGGTTAATTTCAATTATTAGTCTTTTAGCCTTATTTGCTGGCTTGCTCTTTTTAATTGCCGGGGCAGTTTCTATTTGCGAAGGGCATGGAGAGAATCGTGATTCTTTCTGGGGTGTTATTATCTATGTGATAATTATGCTAGTAGTAGCAGGTGTAGTTTGTTTAATTCTTAAGAATCAAGTTATTAGTCAGGCACAAACTATTTTTGGTAACTTTACTAAATCTTTCTTTAACTATTAA
- a CDS encoding Xaa-Pro dipeptidyl-peptidase: MKYNQYGYLKTDFDQMVKELESINFLPDTWKENSFSDLLATLVENSVAEAKTYGAKEAKLAEFAVSENESLKDFLAKEPATISRNSFYNIALQLLGYHVGYDYDLNDPLARMKANALPYTEKEEIDRDELIKVFYHLLNTRAKNGQTFIDNMAGKGYFTQFYGNNKFMFFNGKSLPVFDMSKVIREVVYVESDLDTDEDGKPDLLQVTVFRPYQSNNFKFPALYTADPYFGGIIANEKRNHNVDVNLEDASKSTYPKYEAMPTAKAKKPASEDQAATEEAVHKAAYSLNEYLLARGFANVYAGAIGTRGSDGLRITGAPEETESAKEIIEWLHGDRIAYTDRTRKHETKASWCNGNIGMTGRSYLGTLQIAIATTGVAGLKTVVSEAAISSWYDYYREHGLVIAPEACQGEDLDMLAETCQSNLWDAGDYLKIKPKFDAMQKRLLEKSDRETGQYSDFWEARNYRHHTDNIKCSWISVHGLNDWNVKPKNVYKVWQKVSKLPIAHKLFLHQGPHYNMNNLLSIDFSDLMNLWFCHELLGIKNNAYKQWEDVMIQDNLQPDIWHEEPTWNNELGKKEIYFPDKKGNLLKDGGEDNDKLSFTDQGGKVFKEAKISEGKWQYDFISGEEKWLDQQLRFVTDEFIHTVTLVGRPKIKMSVASSLPKGQISVALVDLGSRKRLTPIPKSFNDQIQELGYRFGTEVMKEFVPDKETKAKLITKGHMNVQNYADMKHAEKIEAGKFYNLEFELQPTFYRLPAGARLGLIIYSTDQGMTKRPLEDETYTIDLDKTQLIFHEM, encoded by the coding sequence ATGAAATATAATCAATACGGCTATTTAAAAACCGATTTTGACCAAATGGTTAAAGAATTAGAATCTATTAACTTCTTACCTGATACTTGGAAAGAAAATAGTTTTTCTGATCTTTTAGCTACTCTAGTTGAGAATTCAGTTGCGGAAGCAAAAACTTACGGTGCAAAAGAAGCTAAGCTTGCAGAGTTCGCAGTTAGCGAAAATGAAAGTCTAAAAGATTTTTTGGCTAAAGAACCGGCTACAATTTCACGCAATAGTTTCTATAATATTGCCTTGCAATTACTCGGCTATCATGTAGGATATGACTATGATTTAAATGATCCACTTGCTCGCATGAAAGCGAATGCTCTTCCTTATACCGAAAAAGAAGAGATTGACCGTGATGAATTAATTAAGGTCTTCTATCATTTACTTAATACTCGCGCCAAAAACGGTCAAACCTTCATTGATAATATGGCTGGCAAGGGATATTTTACTCAATTTTACGGTAATAATAAGTTTATGTTCTTTAATGGAAAATCTTTACCTGTTTTTGATATGAGTAAGGTAATCCGTGAAGTTGTTTATGTCGAAAGCGATCTTGATACTGATGAAGATGGCAAGCCTGATTTACTTCAAGTAACTGTCTTTCGTCCATATCAATCAAACAACTTCAAGTTCCCTGCACTTTATACAGCTGACCCCTATTTCGGCGGAATTATTGCTAATGAAAAACGTAACCACAATGTTGACGTTAACTTAGAAGACGCAAGTAAGAGTACTTATCCTAAATATGAAGCAATGCCGACTGCTAAGGCTAAAAAGCCAGCTAGCGAAGATCAAGCAGCAACTGAAGAGGCAGTCCACAAAGCAGCCTATTCTTTAAATGAATACTTGCTTGCACGCGGTTTTGCTAATGTCTATGCAGGTGCAATCGGAACAAGAGGTTCAGACGGTTTGAGAATCACTGGTGCTCCAGAAGAAACTGAAAGTGCTAAAGAAATCATTGAATGGCTTCATGGAGACAGAATTGCTTATACTGACCGTACGAGAAAGCACGAAACTAAAGCTTCTTGGTGTAATGGCAATATCGGAATGACCGGCCGTTCATACTTAGGTACGCTTCAAATTGCAATTGCAACTACGGGTGTTGCCGGACTTAAAACAGTTGTTTCAGAAGCAGCAATTTCTTCTTGGTATGATTACTATCGTGAACATGGTCTCGTTATTGCTCCAGAAGCTTGTCAAGGTGAAGATTTAGATATGCTGGCTGAAACTTGTCAATCTAACCTTTGGGATGCTGGCGACTATCTCAAGATTAAGCCGAAGTTTGATGCTATGCAAAAACGTCTTTTAGAAAAATCAGATCGTGAAACTGGTCAATATTCTGACTTCTGGGAAGCTAGAAATTACCGCCATCACACCGACAATATTAAGTGTTCTTGGATCTCAGTTCATGGGTTAAATGACTGGAATGTTAAGCCAAAGAATGTTTATAAAGTTTGGCAAAAAGTATCTAAATTACCAATTGCTCATAAATTATTCTTGCACCAAGGGCCGCACTACAACATGAATAACCTACTTTCAATTGACTTCTCAGACCTAATGAACTTATGGTTCTGTCATGAATTATTAGGCATTAAAAATAATGCTTACAAACAATGGGAAGATGTTATGATCCAAGATAACTTGCAACCAGATATCTGGCATGAAGAACCAACTTGGAACAACGAACTAGGTAAAAAAGAAATTTACTTCCCTGATAAAAAAGGTAATCTCTTAAAAGATGGCGGCGAAGATAATGATAAACTTTCATTCACAGACCAAGGTGGTAAAGTCTTCAAAGAAGCTAAAATTTCCGAAGGTAAATGGCAATATGACTTTATCTCTGGTGAAGAAAAGTGGCTTGATCAACAATTACGCTTTGTAACTGATGAGTTCATTCATACTGTAACTTTAGTTGGCCGTCCTAAGATTAAAATGAGTGTTGCTAGCTCTCTTCCAAAGGGACAAATTTCAGTAGCCTTAGTTGATTTAGGATCAAGAAAACGTCTTACTCCTATTCCTAAATCATTCAATGATCAAATCCAAGAATTAGGCTATCGCTTTGGTACAGAAGTAATGAAGGAATTTGTTCCTGATAAAGAAACTAAAGCTAAGCTAATTACTAAGGGTCATATGAACGTCCAAAACTACGCTGATATGAAACATGCAGAAAAGATTGAAGCAGGTAAATTCTATAACTTAGAATTCGAATTGCAACCTACCTTCTATCGCTTACCAGCTGGTGCAAGATTAGGTTTGATTATCTATTCAACCGATCAAGGAATGACTAAGCGTCCGCTTGAAGATGAAACTTATACAATTGACTTAGATAAGACTCAATTGATCTTTCATGAAATGTAA
- a CDS encoding M1 family metallopeptidase — MAEVKRFYETFHPDHYDIYLDISREKKRFHGKTVVVGDAQEELVKLNQKYLKITSVRVDQKKADFDYNDKEEVINIKAGKVGKMKIEVDFEGKLTDSMMGIYPSYYEVNGEKKQLVGTQFETTFARQAFPCVDEPEAKATFALAIKFDEKPGETIISNQPEEKFKDGVHYFKPTLRMSSYLVAFVFGDMQRKLTKTKSGVEIGVFATKAHQAKELDFALDIAKRSIEFFEDFYETPYPLEHSYQVALPDFSAGAMENWGCVTYREAYLLLDPDNTSLEMKQLVATVIAHELAHQWFGDLVTMKWWDNLWLNESFANMMEYVAIDALEPNWKIWEMFQTSEVPAALQRDATDGVQSVHVMVNDPAEIDALFDSAIVYAKGSRMLVMVRALLGDKALREGLKKYFAAHKYGNATGDDLWKALGEASGLDIGAIMHSWLEQPGYPVVNAKVEDGKLVLTQKQFFIGEGKEVGRKWQIPLNSNYAAVPKIMKDEELVVGDYADLLANNGTPFRLNVGNNSDFIVKYDQTLLDDILSHVDELDAVDKLQLLQDFRLLAEGGQMSYADIVPLLPNFADSTSPIVNNALYRIMATLRNFVTPGSDEEKQLKKLYNLLSEKQVKRLGLLPKDGESNDDNLTRPYVVSASLYAENDDTINGLHAIYSENSDNLEGISADIRSAVLVNEVKNFGNMTLFDKLLKKYQETSDASLKQDLCAGITSTKMPEIIDAIVDDFENAQIIKPQDLRAWYRNVLANPFGQEQAWNWIRLEWPWLEATVGGDMEFATFITVTANIFHTEERLNQFKDFFEPKINTPGLTREIKMDTKVIETKVNLVKKEQAAVNAAIAKAIA, encoded by the coding sequence ATGGCAGAAGTTAAACGCTTTTATGAAACTTTTCATCCAGATCATTACGACATTTATTTAGATATTAGCCGTGAAAAAAAGAGATTCCATGGTAAAACCGTTGTCGTTGGGGATGCACAAGAAGAATTAGTTAAATTAAATCAAAAGTACTTAAAGATTACTTCAGTTCGTGTAGATCAAAAGAAAGCTGATTTTGACTACAACGATAAGGAAGAAGTAATTAATATTAAAGCTGGAAAAGTTGGCAAGATGAAGATTGAGGTTGACTTTGAAGGCAAGTTAACTGATTCAATGATGGGTATTTATCCTTCTTATTACGAAGTTAACGGAGAAAAGAAGCAATTAGTTGGTACCCAATTTGAAACTACCTTTGCTCGTCAAGCCTTTCCATGTGTGGATGAGCCTGAAGCTAAAGCTACTTTTGCTCTTGCCATTAAATTTGATGAGAAGCCTGGCGAAACAATTATTTCTAACCAACCAGAAGAAAAGTTTAAAGATGGTGTTCACTACTTTAAGCCAACTTTACGTATGTCTAGCTACTTGGTTGCCTTTGTCTTTGGCGATATGCAAAGAAAGTTAACTAAAACTAAATCTGGCGTTGAAATTGGAGTGTTTGCAACCAAAGCACACCAAGCAAAGGAACTAGACTTTGCTTTGGATATTGCTAAGCGTTCAATTGAATTCTTTGAAGACTTCTATGAAACTCCATATCCATTAGAGCATTCATATCAAGTAGCACTTCCTGACTTTTCAGCAGGTGCGATGGAAAACTGGGGCTGTGTAACTTACCGTGAAGCATACTTATTGCTTGATCCAGATAATACTTCATTAGAAATGAAGCAATTAGTTGCAACTGTTATTGCTCATGAACTAGCTCATCAATGGTTTGGTGATTTAGTAACAATGAAGTGGTGGGACAACTTATGGCTTAATGAAAGTTTTGCTAACATGATGGAATATGTAGCAATCGACGCCTTGGAACCAAATTGGAAGATTTGGGAAATGTTCCAAACTTCAGAAGTTCCAGCTGCTCTTCAAAGAGACGCAACTGACGGTGTACAATCAGTTCACGTGATGGTCAATGACCCTGCAGAAATTGATGCCTTATTTGATTCAGCAATTGTTTATGCAAAAGGTTCAAGAATGTTGGTAATGGTACGTGCATTACTTGGAGATAAGGCACTTCGTGAAGGATTAAAGAAGTATTTTGCAGCTCATAAGTATGGCAATGCTACAGGAGATGACTTATGGAAGGCACTTGGTGAAGCAAGTGGCTTAGATATTGGTGCGATTATGCATTCATGGTTAGAGCAACCAGGTTATCCAGTAGTTAATGCTAAAGTTGAAGATGGCAAGCTAGTCTTAACTCAAAAGCAATTCTTCATTGGCGAAGGTAAGGAAGTTGGGCGTAAGTGGCAAATTCCATTGAACTCTAACTATGCTGCAGTTCCTAAGATTATGAAGGATGAGGAATTAGTTGTTGGTGATTACGCTGATTTACTCGCTAATAACGGCACTCCATTCCGCTTAAATGTTGGTAATAATTCTGATTTTATTGTTAAGTATGATCAAACCTTACTGGATGATATCTTAAGCCATGTTGATGAGTTAGATGCAGTTGATAAATTGCAATTATTGCAAGACTTTAGATTATTAGCAGAAGGTGGCCAAATGTCTTATGCAGATATTGTGCCACTTCTTCCTAACTTTGCAGATTCTACTTCACCAATTGTTAATAACGCCTTGTACAGAATTATGGCTACTTTGCGTAATTTTGTAACTCCTGGCTCAGATGAAGAAAAGCAGTTAAAGAAACTTTACAATTTGCTTTCTGAAAAGCAAGTTAAGCGTTTAGGCTTACTTCCTAAAGATGGCGAATCTAATGATGATAATTTGACTAGACCATATGTTGTTTCTGCTTCTCTGTACGCAGAAAATGACGATACTATTAATGGCCTTCATGCTATTTACTCAGAAAATTCTGATAACTTAGAGGGTATTTCAGCTGACATTAGAAGCGCTGTTTTAGTCAACGAAGTTAAGAACTTTGGTAATATGACCTTGTTTGATAAGTTGCTTAAGAAGTACCAAGAAACTTCTGATGCAAGTTTGAAACAAGACTTATGTGCTGGTATTACTTCAACCAAGATGCCTGAAATTATTGACGCAATTGTTGATGATTTTGAAAATGCACAAATTATTAAGCCACAAGACTTACGTGCATGGTATAGAAATGTGTTAGCTAACCCATTTGGTCAAGAACAAGCTTGGAATTGGATTAGATTAGAGTGGCCATGGCTTGAAGCAACTGTTGGTGGCGACATGGAATTTGCTACTTTCATTACTGTAACAGCAAATATTTTCCATACTGAAGAAAGATTGAACCAATTTAAGGACTTCTTTGAACCAAAGATCAACACTCCAGGCTTAACTCGTGAAATTAAGATGGATACTAAAGTAATTGAAACTAAGGTAAACTTGGTTAAGAAGGAACAGGCTGCTGTTAATGCTGCAATTGCTAAAGCAATCGCTTAA
- a CDS encoding Cof-type HAD-IIB family hydrolase, whose amino-acid sequence MIKTIFFDVDGTLVSHKTDSVPASTKRTLELLRENGVKLVLATGRDMSQLKKLPVKDIKFDGYVTMNGQLCLDENGKELFGNPIDEVDTEKMIELIKEKRVPITTIGKEGPYINFVTDQVVAAQKAVSSKVAPIGKYHGEEVYQFIAYGDRNELKTLVDELPNCKLSWWNEYAVDIISKNGGKLAGIKKYLELQNQTLDDAMAFGDGENDLEMLKAVKVGVAMGNGEEHVKQIADYVTTDINKDGIYNASMHYKLI is encoded by the coding sequence TTGATAAAAACAATCTTTTTTGATGTTGACGGGACATTAGTTTCTCATAAGACAGATAGCGTACCAGCCAGTACTAAAAGGACACTGGAGCTTTTACGTGAAAATGGAGTAAAACTTGTACTAGCTACTGGGCGTGATATGAGTCAATTAAAGAAATTGCCGGTCAAAGATATAAAATTTGATGGTTATGTGACGATGAATGGACAGCTCTGTTTAGATGAAAATGGAAAAGAACTTTTTGGTAATCCAATCGATGAAGTAGATACTGAAAAGATGATTGAATTAATTAAAGAAAAAAGGGTCCCCATTACTACTATTGGTAAAGAAGGACCATACATTAATTTTGTAACTGATCAAGTCGTTGCTGCTCAAAAGGCAGTTTCTAGTAAAGTTGCGCCAATTGGCAAATATCATGGTGAAGAAGTTTATCAGTTTATTGCCTACGGAGATCGCAATGAATTAAAGACTTTGGTTGATGAATTGCCTAATTGTAAATTAAGTTGGTGGAATGAATATGCAGTAGATATCATTTCAAAAAATGGTGGTAAGTTGGCTGGTATTAAAAAGTATCTTGAGCTACAGAATCAAACTTTAGATGATGCAATGGCGTTCGGTGATGGTGAAAATGATCTAGAGATGCTTAAAGCTGTTAAAGTTGGAGTTGCTATGGGTAATGGAGAAGAGCACGTTAAGCAAATCGCAGACTATGTAACTACTGATATTAATAAAGATGGAATATATAATGCCAGTATGCATTATAAGTTGATATAA
- a CDS encoding type I toxin-antitoxin system Fst family toxin yields the protein MSVLKDFLTSVVAPILVGIVLALFDHWLDDRHNNRKH from the coding sequence GTGAGCGTCTTGAAAGACTTCCTTACTTCGGTTGTCGCCCCTATCCTTGTGGGGATAGTGCTTGCACTATTCGATCACTGGTTAGATGATCGGCATAACAACCGTAAACATTAA
- the glmS gene encoding glutamine--fructose-6-phosphate transaminase (isomerizing) produces the protein MCGIVGVVGKPARDIILNGLTNLEYRGYDSAGIYLNDLNGNEYLTKAVGRISNLKEKLTPDEQGLVGIGHTRWATHGKPTVDNAHPHFDETKRFYLVHNGVIENYAELKEKYLKDVKFHSNTDTEVVVQLIGKIAREKNLDGFSAFKEALKLVKGSYAFLLVDNTEPDHVFIAKNKSPMMLGLGDGFNIIASDAISVLDQTKTFVDLQDGDVGDITKDSYTIETVDGKKVERKPHVLDIDPNAASKGTYEFYMLKEIDEQPSVMRKISQTYFDENGDVKVEPQIIDSISKADRIYIYAAGTSYHAGLVGKTLLEHYTGIPTEVGLASEAGYHFPMMSKNPFFIFLTQSGETADSRVVLKEVNKRNIPSLTITNVEGSTLSREADYTMLLEAGPEIAVASTKAYTAQIAVQAVLAKALGEALNNQDAKDWNLKHDLAIAAEGMQQLVDSKESLKEIADKYLIKSRNAFYIGRGIDYAVALEGALKLKEVSYIQTEGFAAAELKHGTISLIEKGTPVIALINDPATADLTRGNIQEVVSRGANIITIAGKDFAREGDDVVLPEINYYMSALLTVVPAQLLAYYASKDKGLDVDKPRNLAKSVTVE, from the coding sequence ATGTGTGGAATTGTTGGTGTGGTTGGAAAGCCTGCAAGAGACATTATTTTAAATGGTTTAACTAATCTAGAGTATCGTGGCTACGATTCAGCAGGTATCTATTTAAATGATTTAAACGGCAATGAATATTTAACTAAGGCAGTTGGGAGAATTTCTAACTTAAAGGAGAAGTTAACCCCAGATGAGCAAGGCTTAGTTGGAATTGGTCATACTCGCTGGGCTACTCATGGAAAGCCAACTGTTGACAATGCACACCCTCATTTTGATGAAACTAAGCGTTTTTACTTGGTGCATAATGGTGTAATTGAGAACTATGCTGAATTAAAGGAAAAGTATCTAAAAGACGTTAAATTCCATTCAAATACTGATACTGAAGTAGTGGTTCAATTAATTGGTAAGATTGCTCGTGAAAAGAACTTAGATGGCTTTTCTGCCTTTAAAGAAGCTTTGAAACTCGTTAAGGGTTCATATGCTTTTCTCTTAGTTGATAATACTGAGCCAGATCATGTTTTTATTGCTAAGAATAAATCACCAATGATGTTAGGACTGGGTGATGGTTTTAATATTATTGCTTCTGACGCAATTTCTGTTTTGGATCAAACTAAGACCTTTGTCGACTTGCAAGATGGTGATGTAGGTGATATTACCAAGGATTCTTACACAATTGAAACCGTTGATGGTAAGAAAGTCGAACGTAAGCCTCATGTATTGGATATTGATCCAAATGCTGCTTCAAAAGGTACTTATGAATTCTATATGTTAAAAGAAATCGATGAGCAACCAAGCGTAATGCGTAAAATTTCTCAAACTTATTTTGATGAAAATGGTGACGTTAAGGTTGAGCCTCAAATCATTGATTCTATCTCTAAAGCAGACCGAATTTATATTTATGCAGCTGGTACTAGTTATCATGCCGGCTTAGTAGGAAAAACTCTCTTAGAACACTACACTGGTATTCCAACAGAAGTTGGTTTGGCTTCAGAAGCTGGCTATCACTTCCCAATGATGAGTAAGAATCCATTCTTTATTTTCTTAACTCAATCAGGTGAAACTGCTGATTCACGTGTTGTTCTAAAAGAAGTTAATAAGCGAAATATTCCAAGTCTGACTATTACTAATGTAGAAGGATCAACTTTATCGAGAGAAGCAGATTATACTATGTTACTAGAAGCTGGTCCGGAAATTGCGGTTGCATCTACTAAAGCTTATACTGCTCAAATTGCTGTTCAAGCAGTACTTGCTAAAGCCTTGGGAGAAGCACTTAATAATCAAGATGCAAAAGATTGGAACTTGAAGCATGATTTGGCTATTGCTGCTGAAGGAATGCAACAACTTGTTGATAGCAAGGAAAGTTTAAAAGAAATTGCTGACAAGTATTTGATTAAGTCACGCAATGCTTTCTATATTGGCCGTGGAATTGACTATGCTGTTGCATTAGAGGGGGCTTTAAAGCTTAAGGAAGTATCATACATTCAAACTGAAGGTTTTGCAGCAGCAGAATTAAAACATGGAACCATTTCTCTAATTGAAAAAGGCACTCCCGTTATTGCTTTGATTAATGATCCAGCAACTGCTGACCTAACTCGCGGTAATATTCAAGAAGTTGTTTCTCGCGGAGCTAATATTATTACAATTGCTGGTAAGGATTTTGCTAGAGAAGGCGACGATGTCGTATTACCTGAAATTAACTACTACATGTCTGCGCTTTTAACTGTTGTGCCAGCACAACTTCTTGCTTACTATGCATCTAAAGATAAGGGCTTAGATGTTGATAAGCCACGTAACTTAGCTAAGAGTGTTACAGTTGAATAA
- a CDS encoding helix-turn-helix domain-containing protein, translating to MLSKISILLTNHQLTLKDISQTQNLAEQDLKKALNENPDNWSSSILSAFSSSLNMRPGDLLELLDPVYALKINDHHQMIQGIYIEDPEVYEQIRFVVESEHLEGWQPDEEDILRLLDEALNPSAELQADINRIWGEEDD from the coding sequence ATGCTATCAAAAATATCAATTCTACTTACGAATCACCAACTGACGTTAAAAGATATTTCACAAACTCAGAACTTGGCAGAGCAAGACTTAAAAAAGGCACTTAATGAAAATCCTGATAATTGGTCAAGTTCGATCTTATCGGCTTTTTCATCATCTTTGAATATGCGACCAGGAGATCTATTAGAACTCCTTGATCCAGTTTATGCTCTGAAGATTAATGATCATCATCAAATGATTCAAGGAATCTATATTGAAGATCCTGAAGTTTACGAACAAATTCGTTTTGTAGTAGAAAGTGAACACTTAGAGGGATGGCAGCCTGATGAGGAGGACATTTTAAGATTACTTGATGAAGCTCTTAATCCATCTGCTGAACTACAGGCTGATATTAACCGGATTTGGGGTGAAGAAGATGACTGA
- a CDS encoding Fic/DOC family protein yields the protein MTDEVRDTEWYRKKFLYPNGTLKNKLNITDAAELAQKEYLGSAVRALAFLRENKKITSVEDLKKIHQIMFGWLYDWAGQIRDYELTKGDTEFLEYTRIKFGIEEIDEKIKQLTAKKELVDTDYAFLLDRLNYLHPFREGNGRSSKLFLQALAANHNQVIDYPRSNKELIMAQNNADINRIAQLIKVKPKSNKINTK from the coding sequence ATGACTGATGAAGTGCGGGATACAGAATGGTATCGTAAGAAATTTCTTTATCCAAATGGAACGCTTAAAAATAAGCTTAATATTACTGATGCAGCTGAGTTAGCCCAAAAAGAATATTTGGGCTCTGCAGTCCGCGCACTTGCTTTTTTAAGGGAGAACAAAAAGATTACTAGTGTAGAAGACTTAAAGAAAATACATCAAATTATGTTTGGATGGCTTTATGATTGGGCTGGCCAAATTCGCGATTATGAGCTAACTAAAGGAGATACTGAATTTTTAGAATATACTCGAATTAAGTTTGGAATTGAAGAAATAGATGAAAAGATCAAGCAATTAACAGCTAAGAAAGAATTAGTAGATACAGATTATGCTTTTTTACTTGATCGTTTGAACTATCTGCATCCCTTTAGAGAAGGAAACGGTAGAAGCAGTAAGCTGTTCCTGCAGGCTCTGGCTGCTAATCATAATCAAGTGATTGATTATCCAAGATCAAATAAAGAATTGATTATGGCCCAAAATAATGCTGATATTAACCGAATTGCTCAGTTAATTAAAGTGAAACCAAAATCAAATAAAATAAATACTAAATAA
- a CDS encoding acyltransferase family protein — MKKYQFSSFKIADIGDYLKVFACTAVMAQPIMPMVMNTGQPIHTQDIFCILYNLVKYTAPAFIFGILYTTIRVSDLKDNFSYQQYFRANWSNLFVPTIWWTLVYLLGMPWEQQITKYHNFQTFCWQFINGNAAPHLWYNTMMLQFIIIMPFFWVLSRYVGNNAKRGEIIAIITFILYFSWLWFYDTYVFHGIHQNDWYLLDRIFISFFIYGVYGVLAWQLRNCVNAFLTKFWWLLSIIFIICLIWTNIELQSFGHPINFNNAPYYKPSMTFYALAVIALIATFCLHQVKKNSKTSLKVFHFLAIYAYRAYLSNVFWNQLIWRGLNMQFHAHYHPFLTFLGTWILTWILSFSSAYLLHLAWSWLKENKLRKINFLFN, encoded by the coding sequence ATGAAAAAATATCAATTTTCATCATTTAAAATAGCAGATATTGGTGACTATTTAAAAGTTTTCGCCTGTACTGCCGTCATGGCACAACCTATTATGCCAATGGTTATGAATACTGGACAACCAATCCATACACAAGATATTTTTTGTATTTTATATAATTTAGTTAAATATACGGCCCCGGCTTTTATTTTTGGTATTTTATACACAACAATTAGAGTCAGCGATTTAAAAGATAATTTTTCATATCAACAGTATTTTCGTGCTAACTGGTCTAACCTATTTGTTCCAACTATCTGGTGGACTTTGGTTTATCTACTCGGAATGCCATGGGAACAACAAATAACCAAATATCATAACTTTCAAACTTTTTGCTGGCAATTTATTAATGGAAATGCAGCGCCACATCTTTGGTACAATACAATGATGTTGCAATTTATCATCATAATGCCATTCTTTTGGGTACTCAGTCGTTATGTTGGGAATAACGCAAAGCGTGGGGAAATTATTGCAATTATCACCTTCATACTTTATTTTTCCTGGCTCTGGTTCTATGACACCTATGTTTTTCATGGTATCCATCAAAATGATTGGTACTTACTAGATAGAATCTTTATTTCATTTTTCATCTATGGCGTTTATGGAGTTTTAGCCTGGCAATTACGTAATTGTGTCAACGCATTTCTAACCAAATTTTGGTGGCTACTTAGTATTATTTTTATTATTTGCTTAATTTGGACCAATATTGAACTACAAAGTTTCGGTCATCCAATCAATTTCAATAATGCTCCATACTATAAACCATCCATGACATTTTACGCTTTGGCTGTGATTGCTCTTATTGCTACTTTTTGTCTCCATCAAGTAAAAAAGAATTCTAAGACTAGCTTAAAAGTTTTTCATTTTTTAGCTATTTATGCTTACCGTGCCTATCTCTCTAATGTATTTTGGAATCAGCTTATTTGGCGAGGCCTTAATATGCAGTTTCACGCTCATTACCATCCCTTTTTAACATTTTTGGGAACGTGGATTTTAACCTGGATCTTATCATTTTCTTCCGCCTACTTACTACATCTCGCTTGGAGCTGGCTTAAAGAAAATAAATTGAGAAAAATTAATTTTCTATTCAACTAA